The DNA segment CAATCTCAGTCTCGGCGGAAGCGCGGACGATCCCGCACTAAAAGCCGCAGTACTCTACGCCTACCAGCACAATGTCGTCATCGTTGCAGCTGCGGGTAACTGCGGAACTGGTACAGAATCCGGCTGTGACCCCTCAAAACCTGGACAGATGCTTTATCCCGCCCTTTATGACCATGTTATTAGTGTGGGAGCGACAGACGTCAACGATGCTCGGGCGAGTTTTAGCAGTTATGGTCCAGCTCTTGATGTTATAGCACCCGGATCCGGCAACATCACCTCAACGCTTATCGATACTTCGTCGTCCCCTATCAATATGACAAATGCCTATTCAGCTAGCCTCTACGGAACATCATTTGCATCGCCGATGGTAGCGAGCATTGTATCGCTTATAAAATCAATCCGCCCCAACGCAACAGTAGAGGATATTACCGCCCTTGTTGATGGTTCAGCGCAAAAAGTCAGCGGTATGTCGGGATCGATCTACACCCTCCAATACGGTCACGGCCTTATCAACGCAACAAGCGCCTCAACAATCGCGGCTAGCCTGAGTCCCACCGCGACTACAGTCAAACTTGGTCAAACAGGAAGTGTTCACTCAGAGCATAGTTTTAATACCGCCGATACCCTCGCTAGCTCCTGTACCGTCTCGCCTTTCAGCTACTGTACCGTGCGTATTCATAGTGTATCGCTTGGGTATGACCGCTACCTCCCCTATACCAAGACTGACTCAAGTGGAATAACGAGTTGGTCGTGGCCAGGTAATATTATATCGGCCTCCGAAGCCTGGGATGTATCTAGCCAGCAGGGCGGATCGTTTTCTCCCTACTATCCTCTCGTGGCAAAATAGCTTTTCTTGCTCATGCTTGTTATACTAAAAAAGATAACTTGGATTTTTGAATGTTAAAGATAAAGAAACGCCGCTCAATCGGTATACCCCGTATTGCCCTACTGGGCACGGCCCTTCTTCTGCTGAGTGGTGGTCTGTACCTCTTGCTACTTGTTGCTTCGCCCTCACTCGCACCACTTATCACGATGAAACCCATAGAGGTACGCTCTCTCCCCGCTCCCCAAGCGACCGACAATCGTGTCATCATCCCAAAAATTGGAGTAAATATTCCCTATGACAAGGGGGCGGCTTCTCTTGACCGAGGCGCAGAATGGCGTTACCCAGAGCGAGGGAATCCTGAAAAGGGTGGAAACTTCATTATCGCTGCTCATCGCTTTAGCATTCAACCTACACCTCAGGGAACGATCGAGAAATCACCTTTCTATCATATTGATAAGCTTGCCGTTGGGGACAAAATTGTTATCGACTATATCGGGACACGATACGGCTACGAAATTGAAAAAATATTTACTGTCAAACCAACGCAAGTCGAAATTGAAGCACCCTCAACCGACGCAAAGTTAACGCTCTATACCTGTGAGCTCGATGGTTCAGATGCGGGCAGGGTCGTGGTAGTCGCCAAGCCTCTCGGCAAAGTCGCTCTCTAGCTATTCTCTCGCGCCGGCACCAAACACCTGCTCCCTATAACCACGCTCACCGCGAGCCCAGGCGAGAGTGGTTTGTGAATAATGACGGTTACCTGCAACTATCATATCTGCCATCACTACATCAAACATCTCAATCTCTCGTTTATCTATCTTGGCACCTTCTAGTACTTCAGCTGCTACAGTTGCCTGAAACACAAACTGATAGGTGTGGGCATACTCACTTACTCGATCAACAACCATGACAAACTCAAGCTCATCTTCGCTCAGTTGTATGTTTACTTCCTCAAGGCATTCACGAACTGCTGCAGCCCGCGGAGTCTCCCGTGTATCAATAATTCCGCCAGGAAATGACCAATAGTCCTTGTAAGTTGCTTTCAAAACCAGCACTTTACCATCTACGGTGCGAAGGGCGACTGTCGCGCTCGAAACACGATGCTCCAGTGAGGTAAACCACTGTCTGGTTTCTTCGTCTGAGTAGGAATGCATATTACTTTGCAAACTCGATAGCGCGTGTCTCACGAATAACGTTTACCTTAATCGTGCCCGGATATTGCATAGTGCTTTCGATTTTTGTCGCAATGTCACGTGCCAATTTGATTGCGCTTAGGTCGTCAATACTTTCTGGCCTGACGATGACACGAACTTCCCGTCCTGCGCTAATTGCATACGCTTTATCAATCCCCTTAAATCCAGTGGCAATATTCTCAAGATCACGCATGCGCTCAGCAAAGTTTTCAGCACTGATATTTCGCGCACCTGGCCGCGCCGCGCTGATTGCGTCGCAAACACGCACCACAAGTGCTTCAGCAGTTGTGGCTTCGATATCGTCGTGATGGGCTTCGATGGCGTGAACAATCTCATCACTCATACCTGCCTTACGAGCTAACTCGGCGCCAATGTGATGGTGCTTGCCTTCAACCTTATGCGTCACAGCCTTGCCGATATCGTGAAGTAGTGTAGCAATCTTAGTTACGCGTACATTTGCGCCGATTTCGTCTGCAATTAAGCCAGCCATATGCGCCATTTCAGTGCTGTGCATTAGAACGTTTTGGCCATAGCTGGTACGGAACTTCAGTTCACCGAGAAGCTTGAGAAGATCTTTTGGTATTCCGGCAACACCTACTTCACGAGCAGCATCCTCGCCGGCACGAATAACTTCTTTTTCAATCTGTTTTTCGGCTTTTTCAAAGACTTCCTCGATGCGACCCGGATGGATACGACCATCTTTCATCAGCATTTCAAGGCCCATACGAGCAACTTGGCGACGAATCGGATCAAAGCTGGATAAGATTACCATGCCAGGCGTGTCATCGACCAAAAAGTCAACTCCAGTGGCGCGTTGCATAGCCTGAATATTCCGGCCTTCCTTGCCGATGATGCGCCCTTTCATCTCGTCATCAGTCAATTTCACGGCGGTGACAGTTCGCTCAGCAGTCACTTCACTCGCCATTCGTTCCATGGCAGAAAGTATCACTAGTTGAGCCTTTTCCTCGGCATCATCGGTGGCTTCCTTTTGTAGCTTTGCAACAAGTCCAAGCAAATCATCCTTTATATCTCGCTCCGTCATCTGGAGCAGCTTCTCCGCTGCATCTTTCTTTTTGAGCCCAGCGATCTTTTCAAGCTTCTCTTGCTGTTTTGTACGAATCTCACGAATCTCGGTCTTAAGAGATTCGACTTCATCCTCTTGTTTGCGTAATCTCTCGCTACGCTTGTCTAGCTCATCAAGTTTGTTGTCAAGTGAGCTCTCCCTATCAGCCAACCGCGACTCTACCTTCTGTATTTCACGTCGCCGTTCTTGCTCAATTTTAAGCGCCTCGTCTTTTGCCTGCAGAACAATCTCGCTGGCCTTGCGTTCGGCACGAGCAATCTCCTTCTCTGCTTTGTGTTTACTACTGGTTGCTTGGGATTTATCGTACACAAACTTACCGCCCACACCAGCAAGTACGCCTACGGCAGCCATGATGATTTCTATCACCATAATAGGTCCTTTCTTTCAGGCTAGCTTAGTACGGGTATCAATGTATAAAAACGTCAATGTCGAATCAAACTAGTCTGTAAATTCAAACGTTAAAAAATAATCAGTGAGCTATGGTAAAAACCTAGCTATTCTTTATTGTACCGCCTTGACTCCTGCTTCGGCAAGAATGAGTTTACTTTCGCGGTGAAGTGACGCGCGCTTCGCTGCCGTACTCTGGCAGAACGATACCATCATTTTCACCACTCGCCAATCTCTTTCGACAGGTAGCCTGCCAGGCATCGCCAGTCGCCCCCACAATGGGGATGTTCTTGCTATGCGCCAGTGTGTTGAGCACCGTCAAACCAATGCGTAGCCCAGTAAAACTACCTGGACCCCTATAGACGCCAATGCCTGTGATATCATCCCAGTCCTTTGAGTGTGTCCTGAGAGTTGACTGAAGGTAGCCAAGCATTTGCTTTGCTAATTCGTGTCCTGCATCCCAATAAGTGTCTGAGACAATCGTCTCACCCTCAAGCAGCAGAAGTTGACAGGTAAACCCAGCACTATTCCACAGCACTATCATGTCAATCTCTCGATGATATTCTCGCTATGTGGTCCGCTTGCTTTGATAATTACCTCACGCTCCTCACCCATGAGCGTATTAAGTGTTATTTGCAATCTATCAGAGGGAAGTACGTCACTAATAATTTCAGACCACTCAATGATCGTAATTGTTTGGGGGTCGTTAATTGAGTCTTGAAGCTCGCTTCTCATTACACCAGCATCACTGAGTCGATAAAAATCATAATGCGCAAGTAATCTGCCGGATTCCGTCACATACACTCGACTAATGGTATAAGAGGGGCTTTGAACCTCTTCCTCAATCCCAAGTGCATGCGCAAATCCTTTTGCGAAGGTAGTTTTACCAGCTCCAATGTCGCCTATCAACTCAATTACTTCACCACCACTGCAAAGCGCACCGATACGTGCTCCTAATTTTTCCATAGCCTCCGATGTGGGGATCTCGAGTTCCATATGTCGCTCAGTATACCATATTGACACTAGCGCATGGTGTCATTATCAGATACAATAACATAAGCGATATGCGTATTTCTGATGATACATTAGATAAGATATTGAGCGGCGATACGAAGGTAAGTGCCGAGCAACTTGCGCCCCTTAAAGAAGAGGCGATCCGTTCCGCGCGACCCCTTCAAGAGCTTGTGCTTGAGGCAAAGCTCGTCGATGAGCCAACTCTTACGCAATTATTCGCCGAGTATGCAGATATTCCGTACGTCGTTATCGATCCAAAAGAAATTAGTTCTGAGATACTGGCAAAGATACCTGAACGTATCGCTAGACAATACAATGCTGTCATATTCAAGATTGATCCCGATGGTCTCGTGCATCTGGCCATGGACGACCCCGATGACGTCCAAGCAATTAGCTTTATTCAAAAAGAGATCGGCGAAAACGTAAAGATATACGTCGCGTCTCACGATAATATCCTTCAGTGCCTCGAGAACTACCGCGGTGATGTCAATGAAGAATTGAACGAGGTTATCGATGTGCAGCGTGAAGATGATGGCTCAAGCCAGCAGGTCACTGAAGCTGAGGTGGCCGAGGATTCTCCTATCGCCCAGACGGTCAACCTCCTTCTCGAGTACGCTATCCGCTCGCAAGCATCCGACATTCATATCGAACCACGCGAGGAGTATGTCCAGATCCGCTACCGTATCGACGGAGTTCTCAAAGAAGTTAACCGTTTGCCGCGAAATGTTCTAGGTGCCCTCGTGAGCCGAATTAAGATTCTGTCAAACCTAAAAATCGATGAGCGACGCGTCCCCCAGGATGGCCGTTTCAAGATCAAGATCGCAGGTAAGCAATACGCCCTGCGTGTCAGCACCCTCCCTATCGCTGATGGCGAGAAGGTAGTGATGCGTATTCTCGACGAATCAAACCAAGCCGTGACATTGAAAGACCTTGGCTACTGGGGTCATTCCCTTGATGTCATCAACGAGGCGCTGACTGAACCAAATGGTATGGTACTCGTCACTGGTCCAACGGGAAGTGGTAAATCAACCAGTCTTTTTAGTATCCTCACCTACCTCAATAAACCTGATGTAAACATTTCGACTATTGAAGACCCGGTAGAATACAAGATCCCAGGAGTCAACCAGACTCAAACCAATCCAAAAGCCGGTATGACCTTTGCAAATGGACTACGTGCACTACTTCGCCAAGACCCCAATGTAATTATGGTGGGAGAGATTCGAGATGGCGAAACAGCCAATCTTGCGGTACAGGCGGCATTGACTGGTCACCTTGTATTTAGCACCCTTCATACCAACAATGCAGCCACCTGCTTGCCCCGTTTACTCGATATGGAGATCGAACCCTTTCTGATTGCCAGTACAGTTAAGGCAGTCGTGGGGCAACGTCTTGTACGCAAACTTTGTCTCTTTTGCCGACAACAGTACGTTCCAGAGAAACAAGAGGTTTCCCAATTTGTCGAACTATTTAACCTGCGGGATGATCAATCATTTTCACATATCAATGAGTTGGAGGAGCAAGCAATTGCTCAGGAGCTTGGTGGTGATACTCCAGCCGGAACTGCCAAGACAACTATCACAGCGCTCTGGCGCGCCAATCCAAAGGGATGCGATGAGTGTGACCACACTGGTTATAAAGGCCGTATCGGTATCTATGAGGTACTTGGCAACACTATCCCGATTCAAAAAATGATCGTCAACAACGCCACAAGTGCGCAGATTCAGGATCAGGCCATACTTGAAGGGATGACCACGATGCAGACCGATGGTCTCATCAAGGCGATCAGGGGCTGCACCACACTTCAAGAAGTACTGAGAGTGACGAAGGAATAATCATGTCACGCTATCAGTATGTTGCCGTTAATCAACAGGGGGAAACTTCCTCGGGGTCGTTTGAGGCAGCTGATCGCTCAGCCGCCCTGGCAATTTTAGCAAAGCAGCAACTTCACCCCATTAGTCTCAAGCAATCTGATACCAAGGAAGCATCATTTGGGTTTGGTAATTTCTTTGGTAAAAACAAGGTCAAGAGTGATGATCTGGTAATTTTTACTCGTCAGTTAAGCGCCATGGTAAGCGCAGGTGTACCACTGCTTCGCGCCATCGCGTCGCTCAATCAACATACGGCAAGTAAACCACTGAGAAAAGTCACGGGTGGCATTATAAAAGATGTCGAAGGTGGCGCGCAGCTTGCCGATGCCCTGGCAAAATATCCAAACACTTTTAGTGATGTCTACGTCAATATGGTCAGAGCAGGGGAGTCGGCGGGTATTCTCGACGATATTCTCAAGCGACTTGCGATGCAACAAGAAAAAAATGCCTCTATTCGAAAGAAGATCAAGAGTGCTATGACCTACCCTATGGTTCTGGTGTTTATCACGATAGGGGCCTTCTTTGGCTTAATGCTTTTTGTTATTCCACAGATCGGTAAAATTCTCAAAGACCTAGGAGGTCCGGATGCTAAGCTACCCGAGCTTACCCAGTTAATGCTCGGCATTAGTGACTTTATCATAAACTATTGGTATATCGTGTTCCCTGCCCTTATCGGTGGCATCATATTTTTGATCAGATTTATCAAGACGCCAAAGGGTCGGACCATGTTCCACCGTTTTATCCTCAAGGTTCCACTAGTAAATCCAATTATTCGCAAAGTCGCTATCGCCCGCTTCACCCGAACCTTCTCTGCTCTCATGGGGGCTGGAGTAGCGGTACTAGAAGCAATTACCGTTACCTCGCATGCTGTTGGCAATGTCGTTTACGAAAAAGCCTTGCTTGACGCTGCAGAGGAGGTAAAAAATGGCAGGCAACTTTCGGCTGTTATAGAAAAAAACGAGCTATTCCCTCCGATTGTTGCTCAGATGCTCTCTGTCGGTGAGGAAACTGGACAAACCGACACTGTCCTCGTGAAAGTTGCGGACTTTTACGAAGAAGAGGTCGATGTTGCGATTGATGGTATCAGCGCCATTATTGAGCCGGTGATGATTGTTGTTATGGGTTCTATGGTAGGGCTAATTGCTGCAAGCGTTATGGGCCCCATCGCAAGTCTTTCTCAAAATATCAAGGGTTAATTAGATACCGCTCATGCTATACTGGTAGGAGAGTTACCAAAGTAGTGGGCTACGATGACAAAATTACTGCATAAAGATAAGCCAATCATTGGTCTTGACATTAGTCAGACTGGTATAAAAGTGATGTCGATTGATCCCAAAAAGTGGCTTGTGTTGGGGTACGGATCACTCGACCTTGATCCAGCGCGTGTACAGACTTCTTTCGAAAATCCCGATGATACCTATTTATCCGAAAACATTACAAATCTTCTGAAAGAAAATATCATTGGCCAGCTGGAGTCAAATCACGCCGTAGTTGGCCTGCCGACCGGGAGAACATATTCACGTACCTTTACTCTTCCTGCTAATCAAGAAAAAGCCCTTGCCAGCGCTGTTGAAGTTGAAGTCGAGCAGTACATTTCAATTCCTATTGGCTCACTCTATGTTGACTATGAGGTAATCGAACGCACAAAGGATATTATTACTGTCGTGATGGCCGCTGTTCCTCGCACCCTTGTCGATAGCTGCCTCCGTGCCGCACAACAAGCCGGTCTTGAGCCACTCCTGGTCGAACCAAGCATCAATGCTGTTGCACGCGTTATTGAGGCGACCGAAGAAGGTCATCTATCCACCTTGATCGTCGATATTGGCCCCGCGAGTACTGATATCGCGGTCTTGGACGGTGGCGCCATCCGTGTTACTGGCGGTATCGGTATCGGTGGAAATACCTTTACTCTCGATATCGCAAAGAAACTTGATGTTGCTCTCGAGAATGCACATCAACTCAAGGTCCTCAATGGATTGAATGCGGGACCCCGGCAAGCAAAAATAACTGCTGCTCTTAAACCAAATCTCAACCGCATTGCGATCGAAATTCGCCGTGTTGTCCGTTATTACAACGAACGTATCAACGACAATCGAAAAATCGAACAGGTTTTAATTGTGGGCGGC comes from the Candidatus Saccharimonas aalborgensis genome and includes:
- the tsaE gene encoding tRNA (adenosine(37)-N6)-threonylcarbamoyltransferase complex ATPase subunit type 1 TsaE; the encoded protein is MELEIPTSEAMEKLGARIGALCSGGEVIELIGDIGAGKTTFAKGFAHALGIEEEVQSPSYTISRVYVTESGRLLAHYDFYRLSDAGVMRSELQDSINDPQTITIIEWSEIISDVLPSDRLQITLNTLMGEEREVIIKASGPHSENIIERLT
- the tsaB gene encoding tRNA (adenosine(37)-N6)-threonylcarbamoyltransferase complex dimerization subunit type 1 TsaB yields the protein MIVLWNSAGFTCQLLLLEGETIVSDTYWDAGHELAKQMLGYLQSTLRTHSKDWDDITGIGVYRGPGSFTGLRIGLTVLNTLAHSKNIPIVGATGDAWQATCRKRLASGENDGIVLPEYGSEARVTSPRK
- a CDS encoding NUDIX domain-containing protein; translation: MHSYSDEETRQWFTSLEHRVSSATVALRTVDGKVLVLKATYKDYWSFPGGIIDTRETPRAAAVRECLEEVNIQLSEDELEFVMVVDRVSEYAHTYQFVFQATVAAEVLEGAKIDKREIEMFDVVMADMIVAGNRHYSQTTLAWARGERGYREQVFGAGARE
- a CDS encoding sortase, giving the protein MLKIKKRRSIGIPRIALLGTALLLLSGGLYLLLLVASPSLAPLITMKPIEVRSLPAPQATDNRVIIPKIGVNIPYDKGAASLDRGAEWRYPERGNPEKGGNFIIAAHRFSIQPTPQGTIEKSPFYHIDKLAVGDKIVIDYIGTRYGYEIEKIFTVKPTQVEIEAPSTDAKLTLYTCELDGSDAGRVVVVAKPLGKVAL
- a CDS encoding GspE/PulE family protein: MRISDDTLDKILSGDTKVSAEQLAPLKEEAIRSARPLQELVLEAKLVDEPTLTQLFAEYADIPYVVIDPKEISSEILAKIPERIARQYNAVIFKIDPDGLVHLAMDDPDDVQAISFIQKEIGENVKIYVASHDNILQCLENYRGDVNEELNEVIDVQREDDGSSQQVTEAEVAEDSPIAQTVNLLLEYAIRSQASDIHIEPREEYVQIRYRIDGVLKEVNRLPRNVLGALVSRIKILSNLKIDERRVPQDGRFKIKIAGKQYALRVSTLPIADGEKVVMRILDESNQAVTLKDLGYWGHSLDVINEALTEPNGMVLVTGPTGSGKSTSLFSILTYLNKPDVNISTIEDPVEYKIPGVNQTQTNPKAGMTFANGLRALLRQDPNVIMVGEIRDGETANLAVQAALTGHLVFSTLHTNNAATCLPRLLDMEIEPFLIASTVKAVVGQRLVRKLCLFCRQQYVPEKQEVSQFVELFNLRDDQSFSHINELEEQAIAQELGGDTPAGTAKTTITALWRANPKGCDECDHTGYKGRIGIYEVLGNTIPIQKMIVNNATSAQIQDQAILEGMTTMQTDGLIKAIRGCTTLQEVLRVTKE
- a CDS encoding type II secretion system F family protein, producing the protein MSRYQYVAVNQQGETSSGSFEAADRSAALAILAKQQLHPISLKQSDTKEASFGFGNFFGKNKVKSDDLVIFTRQLSAMVSAGVPLLRAIASLNQHTASKPLRKVTGGIIKDVEGGAQLADALAKYPNTFSDVYVNMVRAGESAGILDDILKRLAMQQEKNASIRKKIKSAMTYPMVLVFITIGAFFGLMLFVIPQIGKILKDLGGPDAKLPELTQLMLGISDFIINYWYIVFPALIGGIIFLIRFIKTPKGRTMFHRFILKVPLVNPIIRKVAIARFTRTFSALMGAGVAVLEAITVTSHAVGNVVYEKALLDAAEEVKNGRQLSAVIEKNELFPPIVAQMLSVGEETGQTDTVLVKVADFYEEEVDVAIDGISAIIEPVMIVVMGSMVGLIAASVMGPIASLSQNIKG
- the rny gene encoding ribonuclease Y, yielding MVIEIIMAAVGVLAGVGGKFVYDKSQATSSKHKAEKEIARAERKASEIVLQAKDEALKIEQERRREIQKVESRLADRESSLDNKLDELDKRSERLRKQEDEVESLKTEIREIRTKQQEKLEKIAGLKKKDAAEKLLQMTERDIKDDLLGLVAKLQKEATDDAEEKAQLVILSAMERMASEVTAERTVTAVKLTDDEMKGRIIGKEGRNIQAMQRATGVDFLVDDTPGMVILSSFDPIRRQVARMGLEMLMKDGRIHPGRIEEVFEKAEKQIEKEVIRAGEDAAREVGVAGIPKDLLKLLGELKFRTSYGQNVLMHSTEMAHMAGLIADEIGANVRVTKIATLLHDIGKAVTHKVEGKHHHIGAELARKAGMSDEIVHAIEAHHDDIEATTAEALVVRVCDAISAARPGARNISAENFAERMRDLENIATGFKGIDKAYAISAGREVRVIVRPESIDDLSAIKLARDIATKIESTMQYPGTIKVNVIRETRAIEFAK
- the pilM gene encoding pilus assembly protein PilM codes for the protein MTKLLHKDKPIIGLDISQTGIKVMSIDPKKWLVLGYGSLDLDPARVQTSFENPDDTYLSENITNLLKENIIGQLESNHAVVGLPTGRTYSRTFTLPANQEKALASAVEVEVEQYISIPIGSLYVDYEVIERTKDIITVVMAAVPRTLVDSCLRAAQQAGLEPLLVEPSINAVARVIEATEEGHLSTLIVDIGPASTDIAVLDGGAIRVTGGIGIGGNTFTLDIAKKLDVALENAHQLKVLNGLNAGPRQAKITAALKPNLNRIAIEIRRVVRYYNERINDNRKIEQVLIVGGGSNVPGIGEYFTNELVMPARVASPWQKLDFASLQQPNKQFRPRYISVAGLASVNKESIWR